A stretch of DNA from Ignavibacteriota bacterium:
CGCGCCCTCGAGACGGCCGGCATCCTCGTACCCGCAACACCGAACGTGTGGATCCTGCACATGGAGGAGTATCTGAATCCTCCAAAGGCGGAAGAGAAAAAGGCGGAAACTCCCGCGGCATAATTGGTGTTTGATGATGTGAGCGCTCTGCGCGATCAGTCACACACAAGTTGAAAGGCAATTCCCATGTCTGATATGCTCACCGAAACCGGCCAGGAAATCACGCTGACTGAAAAGGCGGCTGCCGAGATCCAGTCGATCATGAAGGACAACAACATTCCCGACACCTACGGCCTGCGCATCGGCGTGAAGGGCGGCGGCTGTTCCGGGCTCTCGTACTCCCTCGGCTTCGATGGAGAAATCCGTGAGACCGATGCGGTGATGGAGTTGAAGGGGATCAAGTTCGTGATCGATGCCAAGAGCCTGTTCTATCTCGGCGGCACGGAACTCGATTTCTCCGACGGTCTGAACGGAAGGGGCTTTGTCTTCAACAATCCGAATGCGGTCCGTACCTGCGGGTGCGGGAGTTCCTTCGGGGTGTGACACAGGCGGGGTCCACGACGGACCCCGTTTTCCGTACGATACCGACACTCACACACCACACGTTTATATCTCGGAGGATTCACATGGCGTACGAATGGAAGTTCAATCCCAGGCCCTACTCGGATGAAGAAGCGAAGACCCTGCTGAAGGATGTCGTCTCGCCCGAAACGTCGGACTGGCACTACAACACGCATCACAAAGGATACGTGACCTTCCTCAACAAGATCGAAGCGGCTCTCGAGACCGCCGACCGCTCCGCGGCAAATGGCAACTACAGCGAAATCGGCGAACTCAAACGTCGCTTGACCTGGAACCACTCGGGCGCGCTTCTGCACGATCTGTACTGGAACAACCTCGGCGGCGACGGCGATCCCTCCAAAGGACCCGACGTGCTGAAAGCCATCGAGGAGAACTTCGGTTCGTTCGACGCATGGAAGGCCGACTTCAAGGCGGCCGCTGTCGCTGCAAAATTGAGCGGCTGGGGCCTGCTCGTGTGGGATCAGCTCTACTCGGGCCGCCTCCTCAACGTGCTTGTCGACGAACATCAGTACGGCGCGATCTGGGGCGGCATTCCGCTCATCGCCTGTGACGTGTTCGAGCATGCGTATTATCACAAGGACGGCCCGGGCCGCGCAAAATACATCGACAATTTTCTCGCGAATCTGCACTGGGGCCGCATCAACGAGCAGTTCCTGAAATTCAAGACCAAGTAATCCGAATATTCCGTCCACGTGCGTCCGGTTTCCTTGTGGAGCCGGACGCCGTCTTTTTTCCCCGCTCATGTCCGAACCCACACGCACGATCCCGCTCTTTCCTCTGGGTCTGGTCCTCTTTCCGGATTCGCGCTTGCACCTGCACATATTCGAGGAGCGCTACAAGACGATGATCC
This window harbors:
- a CDS encoding iron-sulfur cluster assembly accessory protein is translated as MLTETGQEITLTEKAAAEIQSIMKDNNIPDTYGLRIGVKGGGCSGLSYSLGFDGEIRETDAVMELKGIKFVIDAKSLFYLGGTELDFSDGLNGRGFVFNNPNAVRTCGCGSSFGV
- a CDS encoding superoxide dismutase, with the translated sequence MAYEWKFNPRPYSDEEAKTLLKDVVSPETSDWHYNTHHKGYVTFLNKIEAALETADRSAANGNYSEIGELKRRLTWNHSGALLHDLYWNNLGGDGDPSKGPDVLKAIEENFGSFDAWKADFKAAAVAAKLSGWGLLVWDQLYSGRLLNVLVDEHQYGAIWGGIPLIACDVFEHAYYHKDGPGRAKYIDNFLANLHWGRINEQFLKFKTK